In Gadus morhua chromosome 2, gadMor3.0, whole genome shotgun sequence, a single window of DNA contains:
- the ntf4 gene encoding collagen alpha-1(III) chain, whose protein sequence is MHWLPLVAMVIASALPFPYSPVTRIVAATTETSSGSHDDGSGGGGADGSLPPPPLAVPPTHNRSDGTDPHLPTANPRPEAGRRTPRGSETLPERGPPGELRTGAGGRDGERADGSSYRDGPGVLSQGGPRCADADAPVDAAVTRDYQPGATAAAARDSQRKENLHTSRDGGTAGNHDGPSPVPESGLESPATGPQRGAGPQGPGEETPVATETGAGVPLGEGEGRSPGTKVRPGPAPDGVQEVDELFLDAHPRVLFSPSASPPRHPPLLLMLESGALPEGEGDAGYDPLDGEGASPSWAAAAAGGGARRTKRSDLSDLRRGERSVCESESLWVTNKKTAVDNHGRTVTILPVIQTPTGPLRQYFYETRCRRGDQQRGPASASAPARGSSPRAAGAGAGLGLGVAGSGCLGVDKKQWKSECKAKHSFVRALAKDASNRMGWRWIRIDSSCVCVLLARVSRQAGGKV, encoded by the coding sequence ATGCACTGGCTTCccctggttgccatggtgatcgCCTCGGCCCTGCCCTTCCCTTACAGCCCTGTGACCAGAATTGTCGCCGCGACGACGGAGACCAGCAGCGGTAGCCACGAcgacggcagcggcggcggcggcgccgacggctccctccctcctcctcctctggcggTGCCCCCGACGCACAACCGCTCCGATGGAACggacccccacctccccaccgCCAACCCCCGTCCGGAGGCGGGCCGCCGGACCCCCCGCGGCTCGGAGACGCTCCCAGAGCGCGGCCCCCCGGGGGAGCTCAGGACGGGGGCGGGCGGTCGGGACGGGGAGCGGGCCGACGGCAGCTCGTACCGGGACGGCCCGGGGGTCCTGTCTCAGGGGGGGCCCCGCTGCGCCGACGCCGACGCCCCCGTGGACGCGGCGGTAACCCGGGACTACCAGCCgggcgccaccgccgccgccgccagagaCTCCCAGCGGAAGGAGAACCTCCATACCTCGAGAGACGGAGGAACCGCGGGGAACCACGACGGCCCTTCACCGGTGCCGGAGTCGGGTCTGGAGAGTCCTGCCACCGGCCCACAGAGAGGGGCGGGACCTCAGGGCCCGGGGGAGGAGACCCCGGTCGCCACGGAAACGGGGGCAGGGGTCCCGctgggcgagggggaggggaggagtccgGGGACGAAGGTCCGGCCGGGCCCGGCTCCGGACGGCGTGCAGGAGGTGGACGAGCTGTTCCTGGACGCCCACCCCAGGGTGCTGTTCAGCCCGTCGGCCTCCCcgccccgccacccccccctgctcctcatGCTGGAGAGCGGGGCCCTGcccgagggggagggagacgcgGGGTACGACCCCCTGGACGGGGAGGGGGCGTCGCCCagctgggcggcggcggcggcgggcggcggcgcCCGACGGACGAAGCGCTCCGACCTGTCGGACCTGCGGCGCGGCGAGCGCTCCGTGTGCGAGTCGGAGAGCCTGTGGGTGACGAACAAGAAGACGGCGGTGGACAACCACGGCCGCACCGTCACCATCCTGCCCGTGATCCAGACGCCCACCGGCCCGCTGCGCCAGTACTTCTACGAGACGCGCTGCCGCCGCGGGGACCAGCAGCGCGGGCCGGCGTCGGCGTCGGCGCCGGCCCGCGGCTCGTCGCCCCGGGCGGCGGGcgcgggggcggggctagggCTGGGCGTGGCCGGCAGCGGCTGCCTGGGCGTGGATAAGAAGCAGTGGAAGAGCGAGTGCAAGGCCAAGCACTCGTTCGTCCGCGCGCTGGCGAAGGACGCCAGCAACCGCATGGGCTGGCGGTGGATCCGCATCGACTCgtcctgcgtgtgcgtgctgctGGCACGGGTCAGCCGGCAGGCGGGGGGCaaggtgtga